In Devosia litorisediminis, the genomic stretch CTGCGACACTCTTGTGCGCCGCCGACGCGGGCCTATATGCCTAAACACTTGCCCGATTGCAACCCACATTTTGACGCCAACGTCATCTTCGTGTCGTCTTGTGGATTGAGGGGCTTGTCACATCGCGGTTTGCGGGCGCAAGAAGGGCCCCGAACTTCCAGATTTCGCCTAGCTGCAAGGGCCTTTTTGTCATGTCCACCCCGATCATCGATGTCGCCGCCGCCGCCAATAATGCCGCACCTGCACCGGGGCTGATTCAGGAATCCAGTGACGCCGCGTTCAAGGCCGACGTCATCGATGCCTCAAACCAGCAGCCCGTGCTTGTCGATTTCTGGGCGCCCTGGTGTGGCCCCTGCCGTCAATTGACCCCTGCACTCGAAAAAGTGGTCACCGAAAAGGCCGGCGCCATCAAGCTGGTCAAGATCAATATCGACGAGCACCCCCAGATTGCCGGCCAGCTTGGCGTGCAGTCCATCCCGGCCGTGTTTGCCTTCGCCGGTGGTCGCCCCGTTGATGGCTTCATGGGCGCCATGCCCGAAGCCGAGGTGCGCCGCTTTGCCGACAAGGTGATCACCGCCGCCCCCGCGCCCGCCGCAGCCGAGAATTCGATCGAGGCGCAGATTGCCGACGCCGTCAAAGGCGCCAATGAAGCACTGGCCGCTGGCGATCTGGGCAGCGCTGCGCAGATCTTTGGCATGGTCATCCAGCACCAGCCCGACAATGCCGAGGCGCTGATCGGTCTGGCCCAGGTCTATCTGACTGCCGGGGAGAGCGAGCAGGCCCAGGCCACGCTCGACATGGTGCCCGAGGACAAGCGCAGTGGTGAGGCCTATGCCAGCATCACCAATTCGCTGCGCCTCAAGGCCGAGGCGGCTGAACTCAGCGATACCGCAGCGCTCGAATCAGCACTCGCCACCAATCCAGACGACCATCAGGCGCGTTATGATTATGCACTGGCTCTCAATGCAGAGGGAAAGCGCGTCGAGGCAGCCGAGGCACTGATTGCCATCTTCAAGCGTGATCGCACGTGGAACGAGGATGGCGCCCGTACCAAGCTGTTGGAATTCTTCGAGGCCTGGGGCCCCAAGGACCCCGCCACCGCCAAGGGGCGCCGTATGCTCTCGGCAGCCCTGTTCTCGTAAGCAAGGAGGCTCCATGCTCAAGCGACCAGCCTCTCCGGCTGACCTGCCCAAATCCGTGCCGATCTTTCCGCTCTCGGGCGCGCTGCTGCTGCCCTTTTCGCACCGGCCGCTCAATGTGTTCGAGCCGCGCTATGTCGATATGGTCGACGCGGCCCTGCGCGGCGACCGGCTGATCGGGCTGATCCAGCCCGAAGACACCAGCGAGGAAAGCCCGCGCGGGCGCGATCCGCTGCAGGCCATTGGTTGCCTGGGGCGGATCACCCATTTCGAGGAAAGTGGGGAAGGGCGCTACTTCATCATTCTCGAGGGCGTCACCCGCTTCCGGCTGGCCCATGAGCTGACCGTGATGACCCCCTATCGCCAGGGCGTGGTCGATGCTGCCGAATTTGCCTTCGACTTCACCCGCGATTTCGGCGAGGACGAGGTCGATCGCGAGCGCTTCGTCAAACTGATGCGCGACTATGCCGAATTCGCCAATATCGAGCTCAATTTCGAAGAGATCGAACGCACCGGCACCGCCGATCTGGTCAATTTCTGCTGCATGGTGGGCCCCTATGGCCCGGCCGACAAGCAGGTGCTGCTCGAAGCGCCCACGCTCGAACAACGCGCCGAAACGCTGATCGCCATGACGGAATATGAAATGGCGCGCGGCACCGGCGGTGGTGCGGCGCCGCTCAACTGATGGCCAATTCGCCCGCCAACCCGCGCCACGTCTTCGACATCAAGACGCTTGAAATGCTGGTGTGCCCGCTGACCAAGACGCGGCTGACGCTGTCGCCCGATCGCACCGAGCTGATCTCGGTGGCAGCGCGACTGGCCTTTCCCATTACCAGGGGCGTGCCGCTGCTCAGCCTTGATGAATCGCGCAGTGTTGATCCCGAAGCGCTGCGCCGCCTGCCCGATCTTGGGGGCGATGGCGATGAGCGGTGAAACCGATCTGTCGCGCCTGCTGGCCGGGCTCGATCCGATGCTCGATCCAGATCCATATGGCTATGCACTGCTGGGGGCCGATCAGACCCTCCCCGCCGGTATCACGCCCTTTGGGCTGTTGCGCGAGGCCGAAGGCATGACAATCATCGCCACCTGCACCCAATTGGAAGCGGCCGGGCTCGACAGCGCCGGCCAATGGGCCCGTATCACCATGATGGTGCATTCGGCGCTTGAGGCTGTCGGCATGACGGCGGCCATGGCCACGGCGCTGACCGGCGTGGGCATCAGCGCCAATGTGGTGGCTGCCTATCACCATGATCATCTGTTCGTGCCGTGGGCTCGACGCGAGCAGGCGCTGACAGTGCTGCGCCGTCTGGGCTAGAGCGGCAGGCCGCTCAACAGCCTGGGCCCGCCACTGGATACCCCTGCGGCCGTGCGGATCAGCGCGGTCTTGACCGGCCCGGCCCGATCCACCAGCCCCAGCCCGAAATCGCGCAGGGCCCGTACCGGCGCCACATCATTGGAAAACAGCCGGTTCAACCCGTCGGTCATCGCCGCCATGCTGGCCGTATCGAGTCGACGCCAGCTCTGATAGCGCTCCAGCACATCGTCGCTGCCGTGGTCGAGCCCCAGCCGGACCGCTTCGATCACCACTTCGGCCAATGCTGCCACATCCTTGAGCCCAAGATTGAGCCCCTGTCCGGCAATCGGGTGCACCACATGAGCCGCATCGCCCACCAGTGCCAGTCGTGGCGCAATGAAGGCACGGGCGATCTGCAATCGCAGCGGAAAGCCCATCAGCTTTTCCTCAACGCTCACCGCGCCCAGCGTGGCACCCATTACCGCTTCGATTTCGCCGGCCAGCGCATCATTGTCGAGATCAAGATAGCGCTTCGAGGCGTCGTGGCGCTCGGTCCACACCAGCGAAGAGCGATTGCCGGGCAGCGGCAGGCTGGCAAATGGACCCGCGGGCCGGAAGTGTTCATAAGCCACCCCATTATGGGGCAGATCATGGGCAATGGTGGTGACCAGCCCGGTCTGGCCATAATCATGTCCGGTCACGCCAATGCCTGCCATGCCGCGCAGCGCCGACTGGCCACCATCGGCCGCCACGATCAGCGGCGCCTTCAATAGCTGGCCATCAGTCAGCGCCAGTTCGGCCAGATCGCCCTGCGTGCTGTAACCGGTGACTTCGGCTGGGGCGATAATGCGGGCTGCATCGCCCAGCTTGTCCATCAGCACCTGGGTGCTGACCTTGTTGGGCACCATATGGGCAAACGCCTCGCCGGGGGCGACATCGCCATCAAAGGTAAGGAATAGCGGCCGGGAAATGTCGCCCTCGCCCGAATCGGTAATCCGCATCGAGTGGATCGGCTGGGCTTGGGCCAGCATGTCCGGCCACACCCCCAGCGCCTCGAACACGCGCCGCACGCCGGCGGCAATGGCCGAGGCACGATTGTCGCGCGGCACTGACAGTGGGCGCCGGTCGACCAGCGCCACGCGGATGCCGCGAGCCGATTGGGTCAGTGCCAGGGCCAGCGTCAGACCCACCGGCCCGCCGCCCACGATGATGACATCAAAACGACCCTGATCGCCCATTCCGGCCTCCTAGTTTTGGCCAGACACCTACGCCGATCTGGCCACGCTGCCAAGCTGAGCAGCTTTTGGGCAAAACTTGCGCAGTTGCCAATATTTTGTGCACTCACTTTGCGCTGGCGCTGATTAATCAGCGGTCAGAAACAGTATCCATCCAGATTATGGCAAAGATTTCAGTCGTCTAGCGATTGCGGCGCAATTCTGGCACGGGTCTTGAGTCTAGTTGGCCGTAAAGACATTGCAGCGCTGTGGGAGATTACATGAAGCTGATTGTTGCGATCATCAAGCCATCACGTCTGGAGGAGGTCCGTCAGGCCCTCAACTCACTGGACGTCCACGGCATGACTGTCACCGAAGTCAAAGGTTACGGACGCCAGAAGGGCCATTCCGAAATCTACCGCGGTACGGAATACGCGGTGCACTTCTTGCCAAAGCTCAAAGTCGAGATCGCCGTTGACGACGATCTGGCCGATCCGGTCACCACCGCGATCCGCGACAGTGCCCAGACCGGGCGCATCGGCGACGGCAAGATCTTCGTGCTCGACCTCTTGGCCATAACGCGCATTCGCACCGGTGAAACCGGTTCGTCAGCGCTTTAATCGAATTCTCCGGAGAACAAGAACAATGACAGGTCAGAAAACACCGTGGCGCCTGCTCGGGGGCGTTGCCCTGGCGGGCATGCTGCTCACCCTTCCGGCACTTGGCCAGGAAGCTGCAGCCGAAGCCGTCGAAACGGTCAGTGAAGGCGTCTCCGCTGACGTCGTCTTCATTCTCAACTCGCTGCTGATGCTGCTGGGCGGCATTCTGGTATTCTTCATGGCTGCTGGCTTTGCCATGGTCGAAGCGGGCATGGTGCGCACCAAGAACGTCTCTATGCAGCTGCTGAAGAACATCTCGCTCTTCGGCATAGCCTGCCTGATGTACTA encodes the following:
- the trxA gene encoding thioredoxin, which encodes MSTPIIDVAAAANNAAPAPGLIQESSDAAFKADVIDASNQQPVLVDFWAPWCGPCRQLTPALEKVVTEKAGAIKLVKINIDEHPQIAGQLGVQSIPAVFAFAGGRPVDGFMGAMPEAEVRRFADKVITAAPAPAAAENSIEAQIADAVKGANEALAAGDLGSAAQIFGMVIQHQPDNAEALIGLAQVYLTAGESEQAQATLDMVPEDKRSGEAYASITNSLRLKAEAAELSDTAALESALATNPDDHQARYDYALALNAEGKRVEAAEALIAIFKRDRTWNEDGARTKLLEFFEAWGPKDPATAKGRRMLSAALFS
- a CDS encoding LON peptidase substrate-binding domain-containing protein — encoded protein: MLKRPASPADLPKSVPIFPLSGALLLPFSHRPLNVFEPRYVDMVDAALRGDRLIGLIQPEDTSEESPRGRDPLQAIGCLGRITHFEESGEGRYFIILEGVTRFRLAHELTVMTPYRQGVVDAAEFAFDFTRDFGEDEVDRERFVKLMRDYAEFANIELNFEEIERTGTADLVNFCCMVGPYGPADKQVLLEAPTLEQRAETLIAMTEYEMARGTGGGAAPLN
- a CDS encoding Trm112 family protein; its protein translation is MANSPANPRHVFDIKTLEMLVCPLTKTRLTLSPDRTELISVAARLAFPITRGVPLLSLDESRSVDPEALRRLPDLGGDGDER
- a CDS encoding ACT domain-containing protein; this translates as MSGETDLSRLLAGLDPMLDPDPYGYALLGADQTLPAGITPFGLLREAEGMTIIATCTQLEAAGLDSAGQWARITMMVHSALEAVGMTAAMATALTGVGISANVVAAYHHDHLFVPWARREQALTVLRRLG
- a CDS encoding FAD-dependent oxidoreductase — its product is MGDQGRFDVIIVGGGPVGLTLALALTQSARGIRVALVDRRPLSVPRDNRASAIAAGVRRVFEALGVWPDMLAQAQPIHSMRITDSGEGDISRPLFLTFDGDVAPGEAFAHMVPNKVSTQVLMDKLGDAARIIAPAEVTGYSTQGDLAELALTDGQLLKAPLIVAADGGQSALRGMAGIGVTGHDYGQTGLVTTIAHDLPHNGVAYEHFRPAGPFASLPLPGNRSSLVWTERHDASKRYLDLDNDALAGEIEAVMGATLGAVSVEEKLMGFPLRLQIARAFIAPRLALVGDAAHVVHPIAGQGLNLGLKDVAALAEVVIEAVRLGLDHGSDDVLERYQSWRRLDTASMAAMTDGLNRLFSNDVAPVRALRDFGLGLVDRAGPVKTALIRTAAGVSSGGPRLLSGLPL
- a CDS encoding P-II family nitrogen regulator, coding for MKLIVAIIKPSRLEEVRQALNSLDVHGMTVTEVKGYGRQKGHSEIYRGTEYAVHFLPKLKVEIAVDDDLADPVTTAIRDSAQTGRIGDGKIFVLDLLAITRIRTGETGSSAL